From Lolium perenne isolate Kyuss_39 chromosome 5, Kyuss_2.0, whole genome shotgun sequence, a single genomic window includes:
- the LOC127302506 gene encoding dehydration-responsive element-binding protein 1A codes for MKMCPIKKEMSDDSGSPRRVDYYSPSTSSEQPGKQTQLAAWTKRPAGRTKFRETRHPVYRGVRRRGNAGRWVCEVRVPGRQGSRLWVGTFDTAEIAARAHDAAMLALAGPGAARLNFADSAELLAVPASYASLEEVRHAVTEAVEGFERRQALGEEDALSGTSPSTPSSPLTDDEESSSPFELDVVSDMGWDLYYASLAQGMLMELPPSLAAAAALSDCGEASFADVPLWSYQS; via the coding sequence ATGAAGATGTGTCCGATCAAGAAGGAGATGAGCGACGACTCGGGGTCGCCGCGCAGAGTGGACTACTACTCGCCCTCAACCTCCTCGGAGCAGCCGGGGAAGCAGACGCAGCTGGCGGCCTGGACGAAGCGGCCGGCGGGGCGGACCAAGTTCAGGGAGACGCGGCACCCGGTGTACCGCGGCGTGCGGCGCAGGGGCAATGCCGGGCGCTGGGTGTGCGAGGTGCGCGTCCCGGGCAGGCAAGGGAGCAGGCTCTGGGTCGGCACCTTCGACACCGCCGAGATCGCCGCGCGCGCGCACGACGCCGCCATGCTCGCCCTGGCCGGCCCCGGGGCCGCCCGCCTCAACTTCGCCGACTCGGCCGAGCTGCTCGCCGTGCCGGCCTCCTACGCCAGCCTCGAGGAGGTGCGCCACGCCGTCACGGAGGCCGTCGAGGGCTTCGAGCGGCGCCAGGCGCTGGGCGAGGAGGACGCTCTGTCCGGTACTTCCCCCTCGACGCCCTCCTCCCCACTGACCGACGACGAGGAGTCTTCCTCGCCGTTCGAGCTGGACGTGGTGAGCGACATGGGCTGGGACCTGTACTACGCGAGCTTGGCGCAGGGGATGCTCATGGAGTTGCCGCCTTCCTTGGCCGCGGCCGCCGCTCTCAGCGATTGTGGCGAGGCCAGCTTCGCCGATGTGCCGCTCTGGAGCTACCAGAGCTAG
- the LOC139829967 gene encoding uncharacterized protein — protein sequence MSDEFDNEFDDDTIDPTEVFSLEDYLAQQNNLNNFAIQIASNIHDALGAPSTRRRSASRIYIERNREFYNDRLISDYFSDNPAYPDYYFRRRFRMRRSLFRRIVDALGEWSPFFTQRTDALGRPSLSPLQKCTAAIRMLAYGVPADGADEYVRIGASTTLKCLEGFVQGVIAKFGGQYLQRPTTEDVQRLLEEGEARGFPGMLGSIDCMHWEWKNCPVGWQGQFIRGDYGVPTVILEAVASHDLRIWHAFFGVPGSNNDINVLNQSPLFTEVLQGNAPQVEYYVNGQQYKKGYYLADGIYPEWAVFVKTVPLPQTDKDKLFAKKQEAARKDVERAFGVLQQRFKIVAEPSRLWDQTDMGNVMKACIIMHNMILEDEKGVVLPFDLNEALGRSSALPPTMVSGATPLFADVIRRDVQIRDRSMHKRLKHDLVEHIWEKFGQDPNNNL from the coding sequence ATGTCTGATGAGTTTGACAACGAGTTTGACGATGACACAATTGACCCCACTGAAGTTTTTTCTTTAGAAGATTACCTTGCACAACAAAATAATCTGAACAACTTTGCTATCCAAATAGCCTCAAACATTCATGATGCACTAGGAGCTCCAAGTACTAGGCGTCGGTCAGCCTCTAGGATATATATTGAAAGGAACCGAGAATTCTACAACGACCGTCTCATTTCAGATTACTTCTCTGATAATCCTGCCTATCCCGATTACTACTTTCGTAGAAGGTTCCGCATGCGAAGATCACTCTTTCGACGCATTGTGGACGCTCTTGGTGAGTGGTCTCCCTTCTTCACTCAAAGGACAGATGCCCTAGGACGTCCAAGCCTATCACCTTTGCAGAAGTGCACTGCAGCTATCCGTATGTTGGCGTATGGTGTTCCAGCTGATGGTGCTGATGAATACGTACGGATTGGTGCAAGCACAACACTCAAGTGTCTTGAAGGATTCGTTCAAGGGGTGATTGCCAAGTTTGGTGGACAATATTTGCAAAGGCCAACCACGGAAGACGTGCAACGTCTACTAGAAGAGGGCGAGGCACGTGGTTTTCCGGGTATGTTAGGAAGCATAGACTGCATGCATTGGGAGTGGAAAAATTGCCCAGTTGGATGGCAGGGGCAGTTTATCCGTGGTGACTATGGTGTCCCTACAGTCATCCTTGAGGCTGTTGCATCCCATGATCTACGGATATGGCATGCCTTCTTTGGCGTTCCAGGATCCAACAATGATATAAATGTGCTCAATCAGTCACCATTGTTTACTGAAGTATTGCAAGGGAATGCTCCTCAGGTAGAGTACTATGTAAATGGGCAACAATACAAGAAGGGGTATTACCTTGCTGATGGGATATATCCCGAGTGGGCTGTTTTTGTGAAGACTGTACCACTCCCTCAAACTGATAAGGACAAGTTATTTGCAAAGAAACAAGAAGCCGCAAGAAAGGATGTCGAACGTGCATTTGGAGTTCTACAACAACGCTTTAAAATTGTGGCTGAACCTTCACGTCTTTGGGACCAAACAGACATGGGCAATGTAATGAAAGCATGTatcatcatgcacaacatgattctTGAGGATGAGAAGGGAGTTGTGTTACCCTTTGATTTGAATGAAGCTCTTGGAAGATCCAGCGCTCTACCACCGACGATGGTTAGCGGTGCT